In Aedes albopictus strain Foshan chromosome 3, AalbF5, whole genome shotgun sequence, the genomic window TACCACCTGTGATAGTCAACCGAGGTTGCTATCAGGGCATTCTACGGCGAGTAGTTTGTCCGGTGTTTAgtcaccaccgtcgctaggggggtcCGATAAAGGAGTCAATCTCCTCCCCCTAGCTAATAGTCAATGACGGCTGCTTTGCAGCCTAAAAGTGCCCAAAGAAGAAAGTgaagagaagaagaaagaagaagaaggaagaagctcCGCATATCCCGTGCGGGAGCCGGCAAGCCGCCGAACAGACCTGCCACCGTCGCCGGTATCatcgaagggccccaacgagtgtcATCGAGCGTCGACCAAGGACGTAGCAAGGGAAGAGATTAAGGTCAGAAGTAGATTAATAGAGTTttaaattgaaatatttcttccTTTTTTCCCATTATCACCCATCCGAAATCCAAAGTTTATTGGAAGTACCCTGCTCCGAGCCGCCCTGCCGGGCAAGTGCAGGTAAGGGCAAGAAAGACTCTTCTTACAGCCTGGCCTCtcatggccgtgcggttagagtcACTAGACTGTGTATGTCCGTTAACGTTCGGTCGAGTGGCCGGGACACCGAATGGAGAATGgggtggcacaaatttcccaaatggaggagaacgtgcctcttgagccgacctactgatatctgATGGGGTGAGCCTAGAATAAGCCATTTCACGAAACGACAACTGTGTTAACATTAACTGCAAAATCAAGGCCTTCGGATAAATGCAAATGCTAAAACAGAGTTCTAGACATCAGTTCTCACAAAGTTTATCCATTTGCTCTCGCGTCAACCGGAAAAACTCCCACTGCTCGGCTTCCGTCAAATTTTGTGCACCCATGGCGTGGTAGAACTCCTTTGCCGGATTCCACGCGAGCACGTGGAAATCGAACCGCGCGCAATCATTTTCCCGCGCATGCTTCACCAGGGTCCGGAACAGTAGCTTGCCGTAGCCGTACTTGCGATAGGCCGGTTTCACGTAGAGGTCCTCCAGGAAGAACGACTTGCCTTGCCACGTCGAGTACGAGTAGAAGCAGATTGCGTAGCCAATCAAGTGGGATTTGTTGTGGCTGGTGGAGAAAGAGATGAAGGTGAAATATGGGCTATTAGGAAGACGGGCATCGTTGTTGTATATACGCTTAATGGAGACAAACTACGGGCCTAATTAAACATAGCATATTATGGGAatgattttgttttgattgcttgtcCAGTCAGAGGTTGTGCTCCTCTGAAGAGGCAGACCGAGAAGGAAGAGAAAGATCGGTATGAAGTGTATAATGTGTATGTATGTTTAAATATGTTTAGTGATAAGATAAGCTTCATTTGGAGAAGGCAGCCTATGTTTGCTACAATTTTGTTGCCCTGAAGTCGTCCCATGTTTGTTATCACCAGCTGTGTGGTTTTCCGTTCAGTTGGTAGGCATAGTATGTATGCGTCAGGGTTGATGAATCTGGACTCTTTATTGCGTGCGATGACGATGGTACTGGACAAATAGAAGAATAGTCAGTGGACAGCTTACATGCGTGGACTtttgttttgtgagtttgttaTAGGTAGTTAGACTGGGAATACCACCATTCAAGGATATTGTCCATggtaattaattaatttatttggGTCTGATCGGCTTCAAATATTTAGGCTGACATTATTACGAACTTTTTAAATAGTATGCTTTGCATAAAATCCTTTCCATTCCTCAATTGCTGAAACTATTTATGTGAAGAAACATCTAGCGATTTAGAGAATGCAGCCACAAATGAATATATgtactagcgtgggtcatcggaaccgttttctcaaaaAGCTgttttggttccatttcgggccctgagtatctgtgcaaaatttgagcacgatcggttgcgtctacactgtGCGCATTGTTATTGTAATTTGTAGGTATgagcttttgtatgggaaaacatacttttttgcattcttatcataagctgaaaaagtttgtctgaaactttttaaccgataatgtgaaatgatagcctaggatgttccgaaaaactttgtcgaagaacgcaaagcgatccgatgtttgtaaaaaaaagttaatttCAACTAACCGCATGCATGTATTTacgttttaacatgtaaaggaataacaatagcaacaaaatcttgcTGTTTCAGCAAGCAATgctatcgctataacttttttccataagcatcagatcacttcgtggtcttcgacaaagtttttcagcacaccttaggctatgttttcacattatcggttacatggcTTCTCATGAGAGAaacgcaaaaaagtatgttttcccatgtaaaatcccatacaaacttcaaacgcgatgcgcaaaacgtagacataaccgatcgtgtccaaattttgcacaatattttgggtcctaaaatgggaccttaaaagctttgatctgatgggatgccaTCAATGTTcccatt contains:
- the LOC109402793 gene encoding thialysine N-epsilon-acetyltransferase isoform X3, translating into MYELADFEQMSDGPQLTVEDLVRDGGFHEEQPQKAPVFHSFVLELMEPVNAAEANNEEIRTSSSTSSNLSTRHNKSHLIGYAICFYSYSTWQGKSFFLEDLYVKPAYRKYGYGKLLFRTLVKHARENDCARFDFHVLAWNPAKEFYHAMGAQNLTEAEQWEFFRLTREQMDKLCEN
- the LOC109402793 gene encoding thialysine N-epsilon-acetyltransferase isoform X2 gives rise to the protein MAVQLTIHTVHSARELADFEQMSDGPQLTVEDLVRDGGFHEEQPQKAPVFHSFVLELMEPVNAAEANNEEIRTSSSTSSNLSTRHNKSHLIGYAICFYSYSTWQGKSFFLEDLYVKPAYRKYGYGKLLFRTLVKHARENDCARFDFHVLAWNPAKEFYHAMGAQNLTEAEQWEFFRLTREQMDKLCEN